From Nitrospira sp. SG-bin1:
CCATCGTCCAGCTCTACAAGGCCCTCGGCGGCGGTTGGACTCCGCCGGATTCGGCTCCACAGATGCCGGTAGTGGCAGTGTCCCATGGGGAGAAGGGCTGATTGGGAAAGAAGAGATGTGCTCGGTTGGGCAGGCGATCCAACGAAAGGAAGAAGCCATGGTATGCCATCGATGTAGCGGCCTGATGGTCCGTGAGGAGTTTGGCGACTTTGGGTTCGGCTCAGGCGGGTATGAGCCAGTCGGTTGGCGCTGTATAAATTGTGGCGCCATCGTGGATCCGCTCATTGCGGCACACCAGCGATGTAGCCCTCTGCTCGCAGAGCGTTCGCACACGAAATAAGACAGGACGGCGTCGTCATGCCGGCGACGGCATCGTGATGTGAAGAATCGATGCATATGAACGGACGTGGGTCATTGCCCTGGGAGCAATAATTATGACTGAGAAAGCAAGACTGACGGAGATCGGACCCGATCACTACATGATTTCGATTTACGTGCCGGAGTTCAACCTCCGGTTCAATCACTTCCTGATCAAGGACGACGAGCCGCTGTTGTTCCACACGGGGATGAAACAGATGTTCCCACTTGTTCGGGATGCGGTGGTGCGCGTCATGAATCCGGCGACGTTGCGATGGATTTCGTTCAGCCATTTCGAAGCGGATGAATGTGGCGCCCTGAACGAATGGTTGGCGGTGGCTCCTCAAGCGGAACCGGTGTGCGGCCTGGTCGGGGCCCTCGTGAGCGTGAACGACTTCGCCGTCCGTCCCGCCCATGTGTTAGCGCACGACGAGATTTTAAAGACCGGCGCCTATCGTTTCCAGTTTCAGCAGACGCCACATGTGCCGCACAACTGGGAGGCGGGCCTCTTGTTCGAAGAGGTCACCCGTACCCTGCTCTGCTCGGATCTGTTCACGCATGAAGGAGACGTTGAACCGATGACCAAGACCGATGTCGTCGATCGGGCCAAGCAGGCGCTGCTCGCAGGCAAGAAGGGGCCTTTTGCCGATCCCTACCCTTACACCCCGTTGACCGAACCGATCCTGCATGGCTTGGCTCAGCTTCGTCCGGCGCGACTCGCGCT
This genomic window contains:
- a CDS encoding MBL fold metallo-hydrolase, which codes for MTEKARLTEIGPDHYMISIYVPEFNLRFNHFLIKDDEPLLFHTGMKQMFPLVRDAVVRVMNPATLRWISFSHFEADECGALNEWLAVAPQAEPVCGLVGALVSVNDFAVRPAHVLAHDEILKTGAYRFQFQQTPHVPHNWEAGLLFEEVTRTLLCSDLFTHEGDVEPMTKTDVVDRAKQALLAGKKGPFADPYPYTPLTEPILHGLAQLRPARLALMHGSTFIGDGEGALRDLASVMREVLGSEP